From the uncultured Trichococcus sp. genome, one window contains:
- a CDS encoding DsrE family protein — protein sequence MKLGIIIETKEYEKSWNAMRFAVTAKKTGHEVKVFLMGEAVEIENMTHETYDVAAQVQAFDELDGEILACGTCLKSRNMEGSDVCPISTMIDCVQMVEWADKVVTF from the coding sequence ATGAAATTAGGAATCATCATCGAAACAAAGGAATACGAAAAATCTTGGAACGCCATGAGGTTCGCCGTGACCGCGAAGAAGACCGGACATGAAGTGAAAGTATTCCTGATGGGCGAAGCCGTCGAAATCGAAAACATGACCCACGAAACATACGATGTGGCCGCACAAGTGCAGGCTTTCGATGAGCTGGATGGCGAGATATTGGCTTGCGGCACGTGCCTGAAGTCGCGCAACATGGAAGGCTCGGACGTTTGCCCGATCAGCACTATGATCGATTGCGTCCAGATGGTCGAATGGGCGGATAAGGTCGTTACTTTCTGA
- a CDS encoding SDR family NAD(P)-dependent oxidoreductase, giving the protein MKNNGIKFGKYFKEYRLSNVMAMIKNNSKSPSICLDDCKGKLVVITGATSGIGYAAARKFASKGADLICINRNKERSEALKHEIEGAYKVKCDYILADFSSMADTHDAAQSLLEIERPIDIIIHNAGIYLTKRQITSTGIEKVFMVNYLSSFIMNYILKDKLKSQGKCRIILVNSEGHRFAAWGMRFDDLGWSKRRYSGLKSYGTAKLAELLAMIKFDEYFRGSGVTINAMHPGAVKTATGQDNGPLYKWFKKNVLDKTLNPVSVAAEAIYYLGVSENLESFSGKFFNLTTLEEPAPPALDVENARVLWEISLKMGNLNE; this is encoded by the coding sequence ATGAAAAATAATGGGATAAAATTCGGGAAATATTTTAAAGAATATCGTTTGTCCAATGTGATGGCAATGATAAAAAATAACTCTAAAAGCCCATCGATTTGTTTGGATGATTGCAAGGGTAAGTTGGTTGTCATAACGGGTGCTACTTCCGGAATTGGCTATGCCGCTGCCAGAAAGTTTGCCTCAAAAGGTGCTGATTTGATTTGTATCAACAGAAACAAAGAGCGCTCAGAGGCTTTGAAGCATGAAATTGAGGGTGCGTACAAAGTAAAGTGTGATTATATTTTGGCTGATTTCAGCAGCATGGCTGATACACATGATGCTGCCCAGAGTTTGCTGGAAATTGAGAGACCAATTGATATCATTATTCATAATGCCGGCATTTATCTTACAAAGCGACAAATCACTTCAACTGGAATCGAGAAAGTCTTTATGGTGAACTACCTTTCGTCTTTCATCATGAACTACATCTTAAAAGATAAACTAAAATCCCAAGGGAAATGTCGCATTATATTGGTAAACTCAGAAGGTCATCGCTTTGCGGCTTGGGGCATGCGTTTTGACGATTTGGGTTGGTCAAAAAGACGTTATTCCGGGTTGAAAAGCTACGGTACAGCCAAACTCGCTGAACTCTTAGCGATGATAAAATTTGACGAGTATTTCCGAGGCTCGGGCGTAACCATTAATGCAATGCACCCTGGGGCTGTGAAAACAGCTACAGGACAGGATAATGGTCCATTATACAAGTGGTTCAAGAAGAATGTATTGGACAAAACGTTAAACCCTGTTTCGGTTGCAGCAGAAGCGATATACTATTTAGGGGTTTCTGAAAATCTGGAATCATTCAGTGGTAAATTTTTCAATCTGACAACGCTTGAAGAACCTGCTCCACCAGCTCTGGATGTTGAAAATGCAAGAGTTCTGTGGGAAATAAGTTTGAAAATGGGGAATTTGAATGAATAA
- a CDS encoding Fic family protein, producing the protein MRKFDYSIIPDELMNHEIMNLISAIHEYKGKQELFIEAKSDVLESMIEIAKIQSTGASNRIEGIYTSDERLDALVKEKAEPRNRSEREIAGYREVLGLIHESYDYIVPRANVILQLHRDLYHFSPLSHGGNFKGSDNVITETDASGQKKVRFQPMSAFETPDGIDRLTDTFIEAINTEKYDPLLLIPMFILDFLCIHPFSDGNGRMSRLLTLLLLYRSGYIVGKYISIEMIIEKTKETYYEVLKDSSTDWYEEKNNYLPFVKYYLGVILSASKEFSARVELMQNRSLSKPERIRSLFDNTLEKLSKRMILEKCPDISKATVEITLATLLKEGYIIKIGAGKNTAYIRNTEYQNDSKD; encoded by the coding sequence ATGCGAAAATTTGATTATTCAATAATCCCGGATGAATTGATGAATCATGAAATTATGAATCTGATTTCTGCGATTCACGAGTATAAAGGAAAACAAGAGCTATTTATTGAGGCAAAGTCGGATGTTTTAGAGTCAATGATTGAAATAGCAAAAATCCAAAGCACTGGAGCATCTAATAGGATTGAGGGTATCTATACATCTGATGAACGTTTGGATGCGTTGGTAAAGGAAAAAGCGGAGCCGCGTAACCGATCAGAGAGAGAAATTGCTGGTTATCGTGAAGTACTGGGTCTGATTCATGAAAGCTACGATTACATAGTTCCACGTGCTAATGTTATCTTACAGCTGCATAGAGACCTTTACCATTTCAGTCCACTATCTCACGGTGGTAATTTCAAAGGGTCGGATAATGTCATTACTGAAACAGATGCTAGCGGACAAAAAAAAGTTCGCTTTCAGCCCATGTCAGCGTTTGAAACCCCAGATGGAATAGACCGACTCACTGATACGTTCATCGAAGCGATCAACACTGAAAAATATGATCCCTTACTGCTGATTCCGATGTTCATCTTGGATTTTCTTTGCATTCACCCATTCAGCGATGGCAATGGACGAATGAGCCGCCTATTGACATTGTTGCTCTTATACAGGTCCGGATATATTGTAGGGAAGTATATCAGTATAGAAATGATAATCGAAAAAACAAAGGAAACGTACTATGAGGTTTTAAAAGACAGCTCAACGGATTGGTATGAAGAAAAGAACAATTATTTACCATTTGTTAAGTATTACCTCGGGGTTATTTTAAGTGCCTCTAAAGAATTTTCGGCTCGTGTGGAGTTGATGCAAAATCGCAGCCTTTCCAAACCGGAACGCATCCGTTCGCTGTTTGATAATACACTTGAGAAGCTTTCAAAACGCATGATTTTAGAAAAATGCCCAGACATCAGCAAGGCTACAGTAGAAATAACGTTGGCCACTCTGTTGAAAGAGGGCTACATCATTAAGATAGGTGCGGGTAAAAATACAGCCTATATCCGTAATACGGAATATCAAAATGATAGCAAGGATTGA
- a CDS encoding nuclear transport factor 2 family protein, which translates to MEEFKSEKEHRLTLELVKELWSKTYNTNGKPDWSHILPYYDDNIYFKDTIQEIRGIVEFKEMTDRLTERSKDLNMKLVKVVQQGDDIFIEWEMTISYKKYPSSILYGLSRLTINEQGKIIEQRDYYDLWGDIFDNIPSFGKKYRKFMKKKFG; encoded by the coding sequence ATGGAGGAATTTAAATCGGAAAAAGAGCACAGGCTCACGCTGGAACTTGTAAAAGAACTCTGGTCAAAAACCTATAACACCAATGGAAAACCTGATTGGTCCCACATCTTACCTTATTATGACGATAATATTTATTTTAAAGATACAATACAGGAGATCAGAGGCATTGTTGAATTCAAGGAAATGACGGATAGACTGACAGAACGCTCAAAGGATTTGAATATGAAATTGGTTAAAGTTGTGCAACAGGGGGATGATATATTCATCGAATGGGAGATGACGATCAGCTATAAGAAATATCCCAGCTCCATCTTATACGGTCTTTCACGGTTAACCATAAATGAGCAGGGCAAAATTATTGAGCAACGAGATTATTATGATCTGTGGGGAGATATATTTGATAATATCCCGTCATTCGGTAAAAAATACAGAAAATTCATGAAGAAAAAATTTGGGTGA
- the rsgA gene encoding ribosome small subunit-dependent GTPase A yields the protein MPDKLTNLGFTTRFAQEATLYPDLHPARVIAQYKELYRVATAESEMLAEISGKMRHAAVDMSDYPAVGDFVMIDRNEGSQGHAIIHQTLTRKSVFIRKAAGKAHDVQVVAANIDIVFICMSLNNDFNLRRLERYLAIAWDSGATPVIVLTKADLCADIPEKLREIETIAFGVDVLVTSSLSEDGYTAVLKYITLGQTVVFIGSSGVGKSTLINRILEEDLNETREIRRDDKGRHATTNRELFLIPTGGCIIDTPGMRELGLESANLARTFVDIDELAAQCKFKDCKHENEPGCMVRKAIKDGTLTEERLQSYLKLKKEAKYEGMNSKQIEKEKISTMFSDFGGIKNARKFAKSKNKEK from the coding sequence ATGCCTGACAAATTAACGAATCTGGGATTCACGACCAGGTTCGCGCAGGAGGCGACCCTTTATCCGGACTTGCATCCGGCAAGAGTCATCGCGCAGTATAAGGAATTGTACCGTGTTGCGACCGCTGAATCGGAGATGTTGGCGGAAATATCCGGGAAAATGCGCCATGCTGCAGTCGATATGTCGGACTATCCGGCAGTCGGCGATTTTGTGATGATCGACCGGAACGAGGGAAGCCAGGGCCATGCCATCATCCACCAGACACTGACGAGGAAAAGCGTCTTTATCCGGAAAGCAGCCGGAAAAGCACATGACGTCCAGGTTGTGGCGGCGAACATCGATATTGTCTTCATTTGTATGTCGCTCAACAATGATTTCAATCTGCGGAGGCTCGAACGCTACCTTGCGATCGCATGGGACAGCGGGGCAACTCCGGTGATTGTGCTGACGAAAGCGGATCTGTGCGCGGATATCCCGGAAAAGTTGCGTGAAATCGAGACGATCGCTTTCGGAGTCGATGTGCTGGTCACGTCGAGCCTGAGCGAGGACGGATACACGGCCGTCCTGAAATACATCACCCTGGGCCAGACCGTTGTCTTCATCGGCTCATCCGGTGTCGGAAAGTCAACCTTGATAAACCGGATCCTTGAGGAAGACCTGAACGAAACGCGGGAAATCAGAAGAGACGACAAAGGCCGGCACGCCACCACAAACCGGGAACTGTTCCTCATTCCGACAGGCGGCTGCATCATCGATACGCCGGGCATGCGCGAACTCGGTTTGGAGAGCGCAAACTTGGCGAGGACGTTTGTCGACATCGATGAATTGGCAGCACAATGCAAATTCAAGGATTGCAAGCACGAAAACGAGCCAGGCTGCATGGTCAGGAAGGCCATAAAGGATGGCACCCTGACCGAAGAACGGCTGCAGAGCTACCTAAAGCTCAAGAAGGAAGCCAAGTATGAGGGCATGAATTCCAAACAGATCGAAAAAGAGAAGATCAGCACCATGTTTTCCGACTTCGGAGGCATCAAGAACGCGAGGAAATTCGCTAAGTCAAAAAATAAGGAAAAATAA
- a CDS encoding Fic family protein, producing the protein MAYISTKEASNNWDISERRIRGLCQEGRIEGAVKIGRNWAIPVDAHKPVDARQSEQKKYLGLGYDFSQIDTAMDTINRHRPFSKGLADSLHEKLIVEWTYNSNAIEGNTLTMSETKVVLEGITIGGKSLVEHLEIINHRDAILFIEQLVSEKEPLSEWNIKNIHALVLKQIDNQNAGKYRSENVVISGAKHIPPKHYQISEHMQKLIAEYQNEWLGYHPVVRATLLHGEFVKIHPFIDGNVRTSRLLLNFELMKSGYPPIIIKNENRADYYKVLDHAHMTMDYGPFIKLVAELVIESEKLWLMVLE; encoded by the coding sequence ATGGCATACATCAGCACAAAAGAAGCAAGCAACAATTGGGACATAAGCGAACGCAGGATTCGGGGACTTTGCCAAGAAGGTCGGATTGAAGGGGCAGTCAAAATCGGTCGTAACTGGGCGATCCCTGTTGATGCGCACAAACCTGTGGATGCAAGGCAAAGTGAACAAAAAAAGTATCTCGGCTTGGGATACGATTTCAGTCAAATCGATACGGCGATGGATACCATCAATAGACACAGACCGTTTTCGAAGGGATTGGCCGACTCCCTCCATGAAAAACTGATCGTTGAGTGGACGTACAATAGCAATGCGATTGAAGGGAACACACTGACCATGTCAGAAACGAAAGTCGTTCTCGAAGGGATAACGATAGGCGGAAAAAGCCTGGTCGAACATCTGGAAATCATCAATCACCGCGACGCCATTCTTTTCATCGAACAACTTGTTTCTGAAAAAGAACCGCTCTCCGAATGGAACATCAAGAACATCCATGCGCTGGTTCTGAAGCAAATTGATAATCAAAATGCGGGGAAATATCGGAGCGAGAATGTGGTAATCAGTGGTGCAAAGCATATTCCGCCGAAACATTATCAAATAAGCGAACATATGCAAAAATTGATTGCCGAATATCAGAACGAATGGCTTGGGTATCACCCCGTTGTGCGGGCGACTTTACTGCATGGCGAATTCGTGAAAATTCACCCGTTCATTGACGGAAACGTTAGGACATCACGGTTATTGTTGAACTTTGAACTTATGAAATCCGGCTATCCACCAATCATCATCAAAAACGAAAACCGTGCTGACTATTATAAGGTGCTTGATCACGCCCACATGACCATGGATTACGGACCGTTCATAAAATTGGTAGCGGAACTCGTGATTGAGTCAGAAAAATTGTGGTTAATGGTTCTGGAATGA
- the pflB gene encoding formate C-acetyltransferase encodes MNNAWRGFKGSQWQDGIDVQEFIKNNYTEYVGDDSFLEGPTEATNELWQEIVELKKQEIANGGVLDADTSVVSTLTSHPAGYINKDLEKIVGLQTEKPLKRGLNVYGGIRMAETALKSYGYELDPELDEFYTEHRKTHNQGVFDAYDDDIRMARRNKIVTGLPDAYGRGRIIPDFRRIALYGVDYLKKQKLNDWNALQAKTYTEEDIRLREEVSTQYRALGKLIELGKIYGFDISRPAENAQEAVQWVYLGFLAMVKEDNGAAQGLGRIAEFLDIYIERDLQEGTLTEKEAQELIDHLVMKVRIVRQLRTPEYEALFAGDPTWATLTFAGMLDDNNSLVTKNTFRFLQTLYNMGNAPEPNMTLMWNEKLPKGFKDFCAKVSIDTSAIQYENDDVMRHYYGSNDVSIACCVSPTAGDTGSSIQYFGARASLPKILTYAVTGGYDEKNRSKVIDGLEPITDEYLDYDTLMEKIDAVMDWVATTYVRALNIIHYMHDKYAYEAVQFGLLDTKLHRMMATGIAGIGLATDSMSAVKYSKVRVVRDEDGFPIDYVVEGDQFPTFGNNEKAADEIADMLIKKFVGKLKAQPTYRNAEITTSILTITSNIVYGKATGALFSGQDAKYKGYREAFTPLSPGANPSYSSPYKGALAALKSVSTIDFEDVKDGSSYTWAVHPKALGKERDVQIENLTMLLDGYFGKDGGHHLNVNVFSKEGLEEMLRNPENYPQATIRVSGYALELAKATKAQISDLLERVIHGAF; translated from the coding sequence ATGAATAATGCGTGGCGTGGTTTTAAAGGTTCTCAATGGCAAGACGGTATTGACGTCCAAGAATTCATCAAAAATAACTACACAGAATATGTTGGGGATGACAGTTTCCTGGAAGGTCCTACAGAAGCGACAAATGAATTGTGGCAAGAGATTGTAGAACTTAAAAAGCAAGAAATCGCTAATGGTGGGGTTTTGGATGCAGATACTTCTGTTGTCAGCACGTTAACTTCTCATCCGGCTGGTTATATCAACAAAGATTTAGAAAAAATCGTTGGTTTACAGACAGAAAAACCATTGAAACGTGGCTTGAACGTTTATGGTGGTATCCGTATGGCAGAAACAGCATTAAAATCTTATGGTTATGAACTTGATCCTGAATTAGATGAATTTTATACAGAACACCGTAAAACCCATAACCAAGGTGTCTTTGATGCTTACGATGACGACATTCGCATGGCTAGACGCAATAAGATTGTTACGGGATTACCTGATGCTTACGGTCGCGGACGAATCATTCCTGACTTCAGACGTATCGCATTGTATGGTGTTGATTATTTGAAGAAACAAAAACTAAACGATTGGAACGCATTGCAAGCAAAAACGTATACCGAAGAAGACATTCGTTTGCGTGAAGAAGTTTCAACGCAATATCGTGCATTAGGAAAATTGATTGAATTAGGCAAAATTTACGGCTTTGATATCAGCAGACCAGCAGAAAATGCACAAGAAGCAGTACAATGGGTTTACTTAGGATTCTTGGCTATGGTTAAAGAAGACAATGGTGCTGCACAAGGTTTAGGTCGTATTGCAGAATTCCTGGATATTTATATCGAGCGTGATCTCCAAGAAGGCACTTTGACTGAAAAAGAAGCGCAAGAATTGATCGACCACTTGGTAATGAAAGTTCGTATCGTTCGTCAACTAAGAACACCAGAATACGAAGCTTTGTTTGCAGGAGACCCAACCTGGGCAACCTTGACATTTGCAGGTATGCTTGATGACAACAATTCATTGGTAACAAAAAATACATTCAGATTCTTGCAGACACTCTATAATATGGGTAACGCACCAGAACCTAACATGACTTTAATGTGGAATGAGAAACTTCCTAAAGGATTCAAGGATTTCTGTGCAAAAGTAAGTATCGATACAAGTGCTATCCAATATGAGAATGACGATGTTATGCGTCACTATTATGGAAGTAATGACGTTTCGATCGCTTGCTGCGTAAGCCCGACAGCAGGAGATACGGGTAGTTCTATCCAATACTTCGGTGCAAGAGCTTCCCTTCCTAAAATCCTGACTTATGCCGTTACTGGCGGTTACGATGAGAAAAACAGAAGTAAAGTTATCGATGGCCTAGAACCGATCACAGATGAATATCTTGACTATGACACTCTGATGGAAAAAATCGATGCTGTTATGGATTGGGTAGCAACAACTTATGTAAGAGCATTGAACATCATCCACTACATGCACGATAAATATGCATACGAAGCTGTTCAATTTGGCTTGCTGGATACAAAACTTCACAGAATGATGGCTACAGGTATTGCTGGTATCGGATTGGCGACTGACTCAATGAGTGCCGTTAAATATTCCAAGGTCCGTGTGGTTCGTGACGAAGATGGCTTCCCGATCGACTATGTCGTTGAAGGCGATCAGTTCCCGACATTCGGTAACAACGAAAAAGCAGCAGACGAAATTGCTGACATGCTGATCAAGAAATTTGTCGGCAAGTTGAAAGCTCAACCTACTTACCGTAATGCTGAAATTACAACCTCTATTTTGACAATTACTTCAAACATCGTTTACGGAAAAGCAACAGGTGCGCTATTCAGTGGACAAGATGCGAAGTACAAAGGCTACAGAGAGGCGTTCACTCCATTGTCTCCAGGAGCTAACCCAAGTTACAGCAGCCCTTACAAAGGTGCTCTGGCAGCATTGAAATCAGTTAGTACGATTGATTTTGAAGACGTTAAAGATGGTTCTTCCTATACATGGGCGGTTCATCCTAAAGCATTAGGAAAAGAACGTGATGTTCAAATAGAGAACTTAACGATGCTATTGGACGGATACTTTGGAAAAGATGGTGGACATCACTTAAACGTAAACGTATTTTCTAAAGAAGGACTAGAAGAAATGTTGAGAAATCCAGAGAATTATCCACAAGCTACCATTCGTGTATCCGGTTATGCATTGGAATTAGCAAAAGCAACGAAAGCTCAAATTTCAGACTTGCTGGAACGCGTTATCCATGGAGCATTCTAA
- a CDS encoding NAD(P)/FAD-dependent oxidoreductase, whose amino-acid sequence MNNAEQKRYDVLIVGGGLAGLTSAVFLSQAGKKILLIEKNAEFGGLVNSFERDGFVFDAGARAILGVVLAMLKDLNLDIEVVSSKVSLGVEDKIIGIEGPNSVGEYRDLLVSLYPDSVEDIDTFIKVMIRIMKLIDIIYGIDNPLFKDIKRDKAYFLKELLPWLPKFMFAMSRIERLSKPCEEDLKELIKDPSLIDIISQHFFKGTPTFFALSYFTLYSSYVYPKGGTGKLAEALVEKIQAFKGDIRPNTVVKKICADQQVIVDENNNEYYYEDLVWAADLKTFYTITDLGNLAPKIKEKFETTKALMAKGRPSESVFSLYLEVDLPVSYFKKSFNGHLFYTPSRKGLGNINKSELKEMLGKWGETDKAEVLSWLDRFLEYNTYEIAIPAMRDSDLAPEGKTGLIVSLLMEAELFYKVEESGWYEEFRREIENKIISVLSESLCPELKDKVEKQFSFTPLSVENRVGSTGGAIVGWSFEAPIPVIYKMQQVNKSVLTPIPNIYQVGQWAYNPAGTPTCIITGKLAADRITKKTK is encoded by the coding sequence ATGAATAATGCGGAACAAAAAAGATATGATGTCCTAATTGTAGGCGGAGGACTTGCCGGGCTTACGTCTGCGGTGTTTCTTTCTCAAGCAGGCAAGAAAATTTTGCTTATAGAAAAAAATGCCGAATTTGGTGGATTGGTAAATTCATTTGAAAGGGATGGTTTTGTTTTTGATGCTGGAGCCAGAGCCATTTTAGGAGTCGTTTTAGCGATGCTGAAAGACTTGAATCTTGATATTGAGGTTGTCTCAAGCAAGGTTTCCCTAGGCGTTGAGGATAAAATCATCGGCATTGAAGGCCCGAATTCTGTTGGCGAATACAGAGATTTGTTGGTGAGCCTCTATCCCGATAGCGTAGAGGATATAGATACATTCATAAAAGTCATGATCAGAATAATGAAGCTGATCGATATCATCTATGGCATCGATAATCCATTATTTAAAGATATCAAGCGGGATAAAGCGTATTTTTTAAAAGAACTTTTGCCATGGTTGCCGAAGTTTATGTTCGCAATGAGCAGGATTGAAAGGCTTTCCAAACCTTGTGAGGAGGATCTCAAAGAGCTTATTAAAGATCCGTCCCTTATCGATATCATTTCACAACATTTTTTCAAAGGCACACCAACATTTTTTGCATTGAGTTACTTCACATTGTACAGCAGCTATGTTTATCCGAAAGGGGGTACAGGCAAGCTTGCCGAAGCATTAGTGGAAAAAATACAAGCGTTCAAAGGTGACATACGCCCCAATACGGTTGTAAAGAAAATCTGTGCCGACCAACAGGTTATTGTCGATGAGAACAACAACGAATACTATTATGAAGACCTTGTTTGGGCTGCAGACCTAAAAACTTTTTACACTATTACTGATCTGGGTAACCTGGCCCCAAAAATAAAGGAAAAGTTTGAAACAACAAAGGCATTGATGGCAAAAGGAAGGCCTAGTGAATCTGTCTTCTCGCTCTACTTGGAAGTTGATTTGCCGGTGTCTTATTTTAAGAAGTCCTTCAATGGACATCTGTTTTACACACCATCCAGAAAAGGGTTGGGCAACATCAATAAAAGTGAGCTCAAGGAAATGCTGGGAAAATGGGGAGAGACGGATAAAGCAGAAGTTCTTTCCTGGCTGGATCGTTTCCTGGAATACAACACTTATGAAATAGCCATCCCGGCTATGAGAGATTCTGACTTGGCCCCGGAAGGTAAAACGGGTTTGATAGTCAGTCTGCTTATGGAGGCAGAATTGTTCTATAAAGTCGAAGAATCCGGCTGGTATGAGGAGTTCAGAAGGGAAATTGAAAATAAAATAATCAGTGTGCTTTCTGAAAGTTTATGCCCTGAGTTAAAAGATAAAGTGGAGAAACAATTTTCCTTTACACCTTTAAGTGTTGAAAACCGAGTCGGGAGCACGGGTGGGGCAATCGTGGGCTGGTCTTTTGAAGCCCCGATCCCGGTTATTTATAAAATGCAGCAAGTCAACAAATCAGTACTTACGCCTATTCCGAACATTTATCAAGTAGGGCAATGGGCATACAATCCAGCCGGAACACCCACCTGTATCATTACAGGGAAATTAGCCGCTGACAGGATAACCAAAAAAACCAAGTAA
- a CDS encoding helix-turn-helix domain-containing protein: MAIQYSKLFKLLQERNILRTELQKGIEISSATMAKLTKNEPVSLKVIEDICRFLHCQPGDIMEMEQQSERPLLKLLREEKEMKLKGGLYHQTQIKLAYNSNRIEGSILSEEQTRYIYETNTIAMPKEEATPVDDIIETINHFQCFDYMIDVADQGLTEDMIKAFHRLIKSNTSDSRKEWFKVGDYKAKTNMVGDNRTVSPAKVKGEMAKLLADYASLETVQFEDIVAFHHQFESIHPFQDGNGRVGRIILFKECLRWGIVPFVIDERHKLFYYRGLKEFETAKGYLMDTCYSSQDEYKKLVDYFM, encoded by the coding sequence ATGGCAATCCAGTACAGTAAATTATTTAAACTCCTTCAGGAGAGAAACATCCTAAGAACAGAACTACAAAAGGGGATCGAAATTTCTTCTGCAACGATGGCAAAGCTGACCAAGAATGAGCCGGTATCCTTAAAAGTCATCGAGGACATCTGCAGATTTCTGCATTGCCAGCCCGGAGATATCATGGAGATGGAACAGCAGTCGGAACGACCATTGCTGAAGCTTTTGAGGGAAGAAAAAGAAATGAAGTTGAAGGGCGGACTGTATCATCAGACCCAAATCAAACTTGCCTATAATTCCAATCGGATAGAAGGAAGCATCCTGTCGGAAGAGCAGACCCGCTACATTTATGAAACCAATACGATAGCGATGCCGAAGGAAGAAGCTACTCCTGTCGATGACATCATCGAAACAATCAATCATTTCCAATGCTTTGATTATATGATTGATGTGGCAGATCAGGGATTGACGGAGGATATGATCAAAGCCTTCCATCGCTTGATCAAATCGAACACTTCCGACAGCAGAAAAGAATGGTTCAAGGTTGGGGATTACAAAGCCAAAACGAATATGGTCGGCGACAACCGAACCGTCTCCCCAGCAAAAGTGAAGGGTGAGATGGCCAAGCTGCTGGCAGATTATGCCTCTCTGGAGACCGTACAATTCGAGGATATTGTCGCATTTCATCATCAGTTCGAATCGATCCATCCGTTTCAGGACGGCAATGGTAGAGTTGGACGGATCATTCTGTTCAAGGAATGTTTGCGCTGGGGAATTGTGCCTTTCGTCATCGATGAACGTCACAAACTGTTTTATTACCGAGGCCTGAAGGAATTCGAAACAGCGAAAGGGTATTTGATGGATACGTGCTACTCCTCGCAGGATGAATACAAAAAGCTGGTTGATTATTTTATGTAA